In Corylus avellana chromosome ca2, CavTom2PMs-1.0, the following proteins share a genomic window:
- the LOC132170921 gene encoding probable ribose-5-phosphate isomerase 3, chloroplastic, whose product MASSLSLSPSFSSLRHHTSSPLIQRTPQPLYLRTHSRKSISIRALSAPVLTQDDLKKLAADKAVEYVKPGMVLGLGTGSTAAFVVAKLGHLLQTGQLSNIVGIPTSKRTEEQARQLGIPLSVLDDHPRLDLAIDGADEVDPDLNLVKGRGGALLREKMVEAASEKFVVVADDTKLVKGLGGSGLAMPVEVVQFCWKYNLIRLQELFKEEGVEAKLRLGENEKPYVTDNSNYIVDLYFKTPIKDALAAGKEISAFEGVVEHGLFLNMATAVIIAGKNGVEVTTK is encoded by the coding sequence ATGGCCTCCTCCTTATCCCTCTCCCCCTCGTTCTCCTCCCTGCGCCACCACACCTCCAGCCCTCTTATCCAACGCACCCCACAACCCCTTTACCTACGCACCCACTCCCGCAAATCCATCTCCATCAGAGCCCTCTCCGCTCCAGTCCTCACGCAAGACGACCTCAAGAAGCTCGCCGCCGACAAGGCCGTGGAGTATGTCAAGCCCGGCATGGTCCTCGGCCTCGGTACCGGCTCCACCGCCGCCTTCGTCGTTGCCAAGCTCGGCCACCTCCTCCAGACCGGCCAGCTATCTAACATCGTCGGAATCCCCACCTCGAAACGCACCGAGGAGCAAGCCCGCCAACTGGGTATCCCTCTCTCGGTCCTCGACGACCACCCGCGCCTTGACCTCGCCATCGACGGCGCGGACGAGGTCGACCCGGATCTCAACCTCGTCAAAGGCCGCGGCGGAGCGCTCTTGCGGGAGAAAATGGTGGAAGCCGCCTCGGAGAAGTTCGTGGTCGTGGCGGACGACACGAAGCTGGTGAAGGGACTCGGTGGAAGTGGGTTAGCAATGCCGGTCGAGGTGGTGCAGTTTTGCTGGAAGTACAACCTGATAAGGCTGCAGGAGTTGTTCAAGGAAGAAGGGGTTGAGGCAAAGCTGAGATTGGGTGAGAATGAGAAGCCCTATGTAACTGATAATTCCAATTACATAGTGGACTTGTATTTCAAGACGCCGATAAAGGACGCCTTGGCGGCCGGGAAGGAGATTTCGGCTTTCGAAGGGGTTGTGGAACATGGGTTGTTCTTGAATATGGCCACCGCGGTCATTATTGCCGGAAAGAATGGTGTGGAGGTGACGACTA